The Portunus trituberculatus isolate SZX2019 chromosome 49, ASM1759143v1, whole genome shotgun sequence genome contains a region encoding:
- the LOC123499085 gene encoding 40S ribosomal protein SA-like: MSGGLSVMSLEENDVTRFLAASTHLGANNVNFQMEQYVYKRRQDGTYIIHLRKTYEKILLAARAIAAIENPADVYVISSRPMGQRAVLKFARYTGATPIAGRFTPGAFTNQIQAAFREPRLLVVTDPASDHQPITEASYVNIPVIGFCNTDSPLRYVDVAIPCNNKSPHSVGLIWWMLAREVLRLRGTISRKLPWETDVMPDLFFYRDPEEQEKEEAAKAEAAKAEAESAKVDSQAPETWVGDVPEAEAAAAATPAAPAVAVAGGVPPAAGAAPVAAAAAGAAAAAAVAAPGAPAAPVDDWGQTGDDWASPTTGTTEDWGGAGDNANW, encoded by the exons ATGTCGGGAGGCCTTAGTGTTATGAGCTTGGAGGAAAATGATGTGACGCGTTTCCTGGCTGCGTCCACTCACCTCGGCGCCAACAATGTCAACTTCCAAATGGAGCAGTACGTCTACAAGAGGCGTCAGGATG GTACTTACATCATCCACCTGCGCAAGACTTATGAAAAGATCCTGCTTGCTGCCCGGGCCATCGCAGCCATTGAGAACCCTGCTGATGTGTACGTGATCTCCTCGCGTCCCATGGGCCAGCGTGCCGTGCTCAAGTTTGCCCGGTACACTGGTGCCACACCCATTGCCGGCCGCTTCACCCCTGGAGCCTTCACTAACCAGATCCAG GCTGCCTTCCGTGAGCCACGCCTGCTGGTAGTGACTGACCCTGCCTCGGATCACCAGCCAATCACAGAGGCTTCCTATGTCAACATCCCTGTCATTGGCTTCTGCAACACTGACTCTCCTCTGCGCTATGTGGATGTTGCCATTCCCTGCaacaacaag AGCCCTCACTCTGTTGGACTGATCTGGTGGATGCTGGCCCGCGAAGTGCTCCGTCTGCGCGGCACTATCTCCCGCAAGCTGCCCTGGGAGACTGATGTGATGCCTGACTTATTCTTCTACCG TGATCctgaggagcaggagaaagaagaggctgCCAAGGCTGAGGCTGCCAAGGCTGAGGCAGAATCAGCAAAGGTTGACTCCCAGGCTCCTGAGACCTGGGTGGGTGATGTGCCTGAGGctgaggctgctgctgctgccacaccaGCTGCACCTGCTGTTGCTGTGGCAGGTGGTGTTCCACCTGCTGCTGGAGCTGCTCCtgttgcagctgctgctgctggtgctgctgctgctgctgctgtggctgcCCCTGGGgctcctgctgctcctgttgATGACTGGGGCCAGACT GGAGATGACTGGGCTTCACCCACCACTGGAACCACTGAGGACTGGGGTGGCGCAGGAGACAACGCCAACTGGTAA